In Alteromonas naphthalenivorans, one DNA window encodes the following:
- a CDS encoding GNAT family N-acetyltransferase has translation MNAQGVNEALEPLVSSLEAIKAIYLGVDDLKVAASILFNAYVDDPLFSDIFQAEKEGYESRLRSAIREELNAFWVAEQPIVGLFDGERLLAVACLTAPDAAFGSGRYWHWRLRMLLTAGLFGTKQMLEKEEKVRALVPAVNFHMLSFIAVHPDYQHHGLGHTLLGAIDSVVEEDAKSEGVAVFVTVAKHKPFFNDDNYDVVGELSLSHVKGDVMFRRKPAKIVIKNA, from the coding sequence ATGAATGCACAAGGGGTCAATGAAGCATTAGAGCCACTTGTGTCATCCCTTGAAGCTATCAAAGCCATTTACCTTGGTGTAGATGATTTGAAGGTTGCTGCTTCTATATTATTTAATGCGTACGTAGATGATCCACTTTTTAGCGACATATTTCAGGCTGAAAAAGAAGGTTATGAGAGTCGGTTGCGCTCTGCTATCAGAGAAGAGTTAAACGCTTTTTGGGTGGCAGAGCAACCTATTGTAGGGCTGTTCGATGGCGAGCGACTACTCGCGGTCGCATGCCTTACCGCGCCAGACGCTGCATTTGGTTCTGGGCGTTACTGGCATTGGCGTTTGCGTATGCTACTTACCGCTGGCCTTTTCGGCACAAAGCAAATGCTAGAAAAAGAAGAAAAAGTTCGCGCACTAGTCCCTGCGGTTAACTTTCATATGCTAAGTTTTATTGCCGTTCACCCTGATTATCAACACCATGGACTAGGTCATACACTATTAGGTGCTATTGACAGCGTAGTGGAAGAAGATGCTAAAAGTGAAGGGGTAGCAGTGTTTGTTACAGTAGCTAAACACAAGCCCTTTTTTAACGACGATAACTATGATGTGGTGGGAGAGCTAAGCCTATCTCACGTAAAAGGCGATGTAATGTTTAGGCGAAAGCCTGCAAAAATTGTCATAAAAAATGCGTAA
- a CDS encoding DUF3192 domain-containing protein, whose amino-acid sequence MKSIILPLALASSFLLTGCVVSVGGGSDSHYGTDVEDREYNNRKHISNLETGMSYESVLRKMGVADFNELYEKQDGTYRVLFYRTQRTMGDGITTKDECTPIVFKDSGLVGWGDSAYHLMN is encoded by the coding sequence ATGAAATCGATTATCTTACCACTCGCATTAGCATCATCATTCTTACTTACTGGTTGCGTGGTATCTGTAGGTGGGGGGAGTGATAGCCATTATGGTACTGATGTAGAAGACCGAGAATACAATAACCGCAAACATATCTCGAACCTTGAAACAGGAATGAGCTATGAAAGCGTATTAAGAAAAATGGGGGTGGCTGATTTCAACGAGCTTTATGAAAAGCAAGACGGTACCTATCGCGTATTGTTTTATCGTACTCAAAGAACCATGGGTGATGGCATAACAACGAAAGATGAATGTACGCCAATAGTATTTAAAGATAGTGGCCTAGTAGGGTGGGGTGATAGCGCTTACCACCTAATGAATTAA
- the syd gene encoding SecY-interacting protein: MALTISNELTQLIGAFTSHHERSGSLLTIPYDSQWPSPCYLKQGDEGELVPWEPKRQSDSQQSALSFKNVEEALDIKLNADFCQFFTQFFSNNLPVAAEHGACELLQVWNEEDFERLQQNLIGHLLMKKRLKQAPTLFFALTDEDDFVLSVLNSTGEVVLEQVGRPPQKVISPSLPAFIATLRAE; this comes from the coding sequence ATGGCCTTAACAATTAGTAATGAATTAACCCAACTTATCGGTGCTTTCACTTCCCATCATGAGCGCAGTGGCAGTCTGCTGACTATACCTTATGATAGTCAATGGCCCTCACCTTGCTACTTAAAGCAGGGTGATGAGGGTGAATTGGTACCGTGGGAGCCCAAGCGCCAAAGTGACAGTCAGCAGTCTGCGCTAAGTTTTAAGAATGTTGAAGAGGCATTAGACATTAAGCTCAACGCTGATTTTTGTCAGTTCTTTACCCAATTTTTCAGTAACAATTTACCAGTAGCTGCAGAGCATGGGGCTTGTGAGTTATTGCAAGTTTGGAATGAAGAAGACTTTGAGCGGCTTCAACAAAATTTAATTGGACACCTATTAATGAAAAAGAGACTGAAACAAGCGCCAACACTCTTTTTTGCATTAACCGATGAAGATGATTTTGTTTTGAGTGTGTTAAATAGCACTGGAGAAGTGGTGTTAGAACAAGTTGGAAGGCCACCACAAAAAGTCATTTCGCCAAGCCTGCCGGCATTCATAGCCACACTACGAGCTGAATGA
- a CDS encoding Y-family DNA polymerase, which yields MFALVDVTSMYASVEKIYNPNLRNKPVMVLSNNDGCVVAACPIAKRLGFKKFVPYFQVKEEAKKAGVVVCSSNYELYADVSSKMFSVMSQFCDELHEYSIDEAFMRFSPRLHDSEWLALGYEIRKTIWREVKLPVGVGFGPTPTLAKAANHAAKKLDGFRGSAVINTQQEKQALLPRMAVADVWGIGGRLEKRLMAMGINNAYTLSQQSPAKMRKYFSIVLENTVRELQGELRMTWDEIRPAKKEIYSTRSFGKRVTTQDELRAALATHAEIATKKLRAQHSLAHSATFFAANSPHDDSRYVKQSALSSFAVPTNDTRHIIHAASDALNKLFIPGVRYYKVGVGLLDICDEKYRQDDLFTPSTDNSALMAVLDSTNARYGRNTMHFGARGFQQNFAMKRDFLTKRATTRWEEIPRIKC from the coding sequence GTGTTTGCGCTAGTAGATGTCACTTCTATGTATGCATCGGTCGAGAAAATCTACAACCCTAATCTGCGAAACAAACCCGTTATGGTGTTGAGCAATAACGATGGCTGCGTGGTCGCAGCCTGCCCTATTGCCAAAAGATTAGGATTTAAAAAGTTCGTTCCCTATTTTCAGGTGAAAGAGGAAGCAAAAAAAGCAGGGGTTGTTGTTTGCTCGTCTAACTATGAGCTTTATGCCGATGTGTCTTCAAAAATGTTTTCTGTCATGTCTCAATTCTGTGATGAATTGCACGAATACAGTATTGATGAAGCTTTCATGCGCTTTTCGCCACGCCTACATGATAGTGAATGGCTGGCCCTAGGCTATGAGATAAGAAAAACTATTTGGCGTGAGGTAAAGCTTCCCGTGGGCGTTGGATTTGGCCCCACTCCAACCCTTGCTAAAGCAGCTAATCACGCTGCAAAAAAGCTGGACGGCTTTCGAGGTTCAGCGGTTATTAATACGCAGCAAGAAAAGCAGGCATTATTACCCCGCATGGCAGTAGCAGATGTATGGGGTATTGGTGGGCGCTTGGAAAAACGATTGATGGCCATGGGTATTAATAATGCCTATACACTGTCACAACAATCCCCCGCTAAAATGCGTAAGTATTTTTCTATTGTGCTAGAAAATACAGTGAGAGAACTTCAGGGTGAACTAAGAATGACGTGGGATGAGATAAGACCCGCTAAAAAAGAAATTTACAGCACCCGTAGTTTTGGAAAGAGAGTTACCACACAAGATGAATTGAGAGCAGCGTTAGCCACCCACGCTGAAATAGCCACTAAAAAACTACGCGCTCAACACTCACTCGCTCACAGCGCCACCTTCTTTGCGGCAAATTCGCCTCATGACGATAGCAGATATGTTAAGCAGTCGGCGCTTTCCAGCTTTGCTGTTCCTACCAATGATACTCGACATATTATTCACGCAGCGTCTGATGCGCTCAATAAACTGTTTATTCCAGGCGTGCGTTACTACAAAGTGGGTGTGGGTCTGTTGGACATTTGCGACGAAAAATATCGCCAAGACGATTTATTTACACCCAGTACGGACAACTCGGCATTAATGGCAGTGCTTGACAGTACAAACGCTAGATATGGCAGAAACACGATGCATTTTGGGGCTAGGGGCTTTCAACAAAATTTTGCCATGAAAAGAGACTTCTTAACGAAAAGAGCCACTACCCGATGGGAAGAGATCCCGCGCATTAAATGTTGA
- a CDS encoding LexA family protein: MLKFIPITAQAGIVGFESPAAEYTELGLSLDSLLIDKPAATFIGYAQGKSMMDDGIHDGDLLIVSRAEDISDMCIIVATLNGEFVCKRVDKRHGCLRSSSPLYKPYFLKEGDEFSIEGVVTRSIRLHKKLSRRLGGE, from the coding sequence ATGCTTAAATTTATTCCTATCACTGCACAAGCGGGCATCGTAGGCTTCGAGTCGCCTGCTGCAGAATATACCGAACTAGGCTTGAGTCTAGATTCTCTGCTTATTGATAAACCTGCTGCTACCTTCATTGGCTACGCACAAGGCAAGTCGATGATGGACGATGGCATTCATGACGGCGACCTGCTGATTGTCTCAAGAGCTGAAGATATTTCTGACATGTGCATTATTGTGGCGACCTTAAACGGTGAGTTCGTCTGTAAGCGTGTAGACAAACGCCACGGCTGCTTGCGTTCTTCATCACCCTTGTACAAACCTTACTTTTTAAAAGAAGGCGATGAATTTTCAATAGAAGGGGTGGTAACGCGCTCCATTAGGCTTCACAAAAAACTCTCCCGTCGACTAGGAGGTGAGTAG
- a CDS encoding GFA family protein produces the protein MLSAQGSCLCGAITVMAENINPKFTVCHCDSCRQWGGSALFALQCGTQVKFEDTTSSGNNVSIHRSSDWASRGFCGNCGTHLFYKLNETGEYNIPVDIFQALDGLEMDMQYFSDQRPHYYCFSNKTKEMTKAEILAYFAQQS, from the coding sequence ATGCTAAGTGCGCAAGGAAGTTGCCTGTGCGGGGCTATTACCGTAATGGCGGAGAATATTAACCCTAAATTCACTGTTTGCCATTGTGATTCTTGCAGACAGTGGGGCGGTTCGGCGCTGTTTGCATTACAATGCGGTACGCAGGTCAAATTCGAAGACACGACCTCTAGTGGTAATAACGTTAGCATTCACCGGTCGTCAGATTGGGCTTCTCGCGGTTTTTGTGGCAACTGTGGTACTCATCTATTTTACAAGCTCAATGAGACCGGTGAGTACAATATTCCTGTCGATATATTTCAAGCACTAGATGGGTTAGAAATGGATATGCAGTACTTCAGCGATCAACGCCCGCACTACTATTGCTTTTCTAATAAAACAAAAGAAATGACCAAGGCTGAAATTCTGGCGTATTTCGCTCAACAGTCTTGA
- the queF gene encoding NADPH-dependent 7-cyano-7-deazaguanine reductase QueF (Catalyzes the NADPH-dependent reduction of 7-cyano-7-deazaguanine (preQ0) to 7-aminomethyl-7-deazaguanine (preQ1) in queuosine biosynthesis) has product MTSKVNDKISISAPKDLSLGKQVEYEFHYNPNLLQGVPRSLSRDTLSLNAEALPFTGIDTWTGYELSWLNKKGKPHVALLECNVPITSANLIESKSFKLYLNSFNQTAFESPEDVRATLASDLSKCAGEPVMVSLTLPNQFNTLTFKEFEGVLLDELDISVETYEPDTSLLKVTDEKKAESLVSHLLKSNCLITSQPDWASVQIRYEGRSIDHEGLLKYLISFRQHNEFHEQCVERIYCDIMQHCQPEKLTVCARYTRRGGLDINPFRSNFETPYANKRQARQ; this is encoded by the coding sequence ATGACTTCGAAGGTAAACGATAAAATTTCTATTTCAGCGCCCAAGGATCTTTCATTGGGGAAGCAGGTTGAATATGAATTTCATTACAACCCTAACCTACTTCAGGGCGTACCCCGTAGCTTAAGCCGAGATACGTTATCGTTGAACGCTGAAGCCCTGCCCTTTACAGGTATTGATACATGGACTGGGTATGAATTGTCTTGGCTCAACAAAAAAGGAAAGCCTCACGTAGCCTTGCTTGAATGTAATGTACCTATTACTTCTGCAAATCTCATAGAGTCGAAGTCATTCAAGTTATATTTAAATAGCTTTAATCAAACCGCTTTTGAAAGCCCTGAAGATGTGCGAGCCACACTGGCATCCGACCTATCAAAATGTGCGGGTGAGCCCGTGATGGTCAGCTTAACGCTTCCCAATCAATTCAATACATTAACTTTTAAAGAATTTGAAGGTGTACTGCTTGATGAACTTGATATCTCAGTTGAAACTTACGAGCCTGACACATCGCTGTTAAAAGTAACGGACGAGAAAAAGGCTGAAAGTTTGGTTTCCCACTTACTTAAATCGAATTGCCTTATTACCAGTCAGCCTGACTGGGCCAGTGTGCAAATTCGTTATGAAGGGAGAAGCATAGATCACGAAGGCTTACTAAAATATTTGATTAGCTTCAGGCAGCACAATGAATTTCATGAACAGTGTGTAGAGCGAATTTACTGTGACATTATGCAACACTGCCAACCTGAGAAGTTGACAGTATGCGCGCGTTACACAAGACGTGGAGGGCTCGACATAAACCCTTTCCGCTCTAATTTTGAAACGCCCTACGCAAATAAAAGGCAAGCTCGCCAATAA